The genome window TTCAGCGGGAAATGAAATGCTTTATCATTGCTGGTAAACTGAAGACTTCCCTCATGAAGAAGTCTTCCGGGAATAAAGTTCATAGCCGGGCTCCCGATAAAACCTGCTACAAATTTATTAACCGGATGATTATACAGATTTAACGGAGAATCTATCTGCTGAACAAATCCATCCTTCATCACAACTATTTTATCCCCCATGGTCATTGCTTCAACCTGATCGTGGGTGACATAGACCATAGTTGCTTCAAGGCGCTGATGCAGTTTGGAGATTTCCGTTCTCATCTGCACTCTCAGTTTTGCGTCAAGGTTGCTGAGGGGTTCATCAAAAAGAAACACTTTTGGTTTTCTTACGATTGCCCGGCCCACTGCCACTCTCTGTCTCTGTCCTCCTGAGAGCGCTTTTGGTTTCCGTTCAAGATACTCTTCAAGTCCCAGTATTTTTGCAGCTTCCGATACTCTGCTGTGTATCTCCTCTTTGCTGAATTTTCTGAGTTTAAGTCCGAATGCCATGTTTTCGTAAACGGACATATGGGGGTAGAGCGCGTAGTTCTGGAAAACCATTGCGATGTCTCTGTCCTTGGGGGAAACGGTGTTCACCACTTTACCGTCTATGATAAGTTCACCGCTGGAGATATCTTCCAGGCCGGCAATCATCCTGAGCGTGGTTGACTTTCCGCAGCCGGAGGGGCCGACCAGCACTACAAACTCTTTATCCTTTATCTCAATATTAACATCTTTAACTGCGGTATTTCCGCCTTCATACATTTTGGATACATTTACGAGACGCACATCAGCCATATTTAACCTGTAATCAGAGACAATTGATTAATGAAATCGGGATTTGATATTTTAACGCAGTCAAAATTATCAATTTTACCCCCTTCTTCCAACAGTAAAGAATAAATTGCAAACGCCATTGCAATTCGGTGATCATGAAAACTCTCAAATACCGGACTTGCTGTCTCCCTGCCCCTGCTCATTCTGAAGCCATCAGGGAATTCTTCAATCCGAGCCCCGGCAGCTTTGAAATTATGAAGAAGTGCCGCTATCCGGTCCGATTCCTTCACCCTCAGTTCCTCCGCTCCGCGTACTTCAAAATCACCTTTCGAAAAATATCCCGCCACGGCAAGGATGGGAATCTCATCAATAAGATTGGGAATCAACTCTGGTGCGATGGGAACGTTCTTTAACTCTCCCGCACGAATCCTGATATTACCATAAGGTTCACTGGCCGAAGTCCTGATATCCTCAAAACTGATATCCGCCCCCATCTCGTGAAGATGGCGGATATATCCGGTACGGGTTGGGTTAACAGTCACATTATTGATCAGGAGTTCACTGCCCGGAATCAGAAGCGCCGCAACTACAAAAAAAGCGGCCGATGAAATATCCCCCGGAACAAAATACGTTTCGGGTTCAGGGAGAAATTCAGATGATGAACTGATAAACCTTACTCCATTTACCTCAGAAAACGGAAGCTGAAGCATCCGCTCGGTATGGTCTCTGCTCTGAATTTTCTCAATAACCTGGCTTCTCTCCTCAAGCCCGAGACCTGCAAGCAGCACTGCGCTTTTTATCTGAGCACTGGCAACGGGAAGCTCATAACGGACAGAGCTTAGTTTTTTAGCGGGAATTATCTTCAGCGGAAGCCGGTCTCCCTCAGCAGCTTCAAACCTCGTTCCGAATAACGAGAGGGGCTGCATAACCCGTTTCATTGGTCTCCTCGAAAGTGATTCATCCCCCGTAATGACACTCTCAAAAGGGAGTACCGCTAAGATGCCCGCAAGCAGACGGGCAGTGGTTCCGGAGTTGCCTGCATAAAGCTCTCCCCCGGGTTTTGTGAAACCGCTGAGTCCCGGACTGCTTATACTGTATATACCATCATGAAAATTACACTCAGCACCGAGAGCACGGATGCAGCTGATGGAGGACTGCACATCCTCAGCACGGGAGAGATTCCTGATTGTTGACTCCCCCTGAGCAAGCGCTGAAAACAGCACCGCACGGTGAGAAATGGATTTATCCCCCGGCAGTGTCAGTTCACCTCTTATTACTCCGGGTCTCTTAAATTCTGCTCTGTTCATATTTACCGTTTAGACCATTCCTGTATCAATGCTTCAAGTTCCTGACCGCTTAAATCACTCCGCTCAAACATCTGTTTCACCATCCTCTGCCGTGCTGCTTCATACAGCATAATGGCCGCGGAGACCGAAACATTCAAGCTCTGTATCATGCCGAACATGGGAATATATACGGTTGAGTCGGCCAGTTTTTCTGCCTCGGCTGAAATACCGCGGTGTTCGTTTCCGATTACGATGGCTGTCTTTCGGGTTAAATCAAAATCATAGAAGTTTTTGGAAGTATCATTCAGCGAAGAGGCAAGAATAGTAAAACCCTGGCTTCTCAGTGTGGTGTAACATGCCTCAACAGTATCAAATTTCTCACGGTCAACCCACTTAAACGCCGAAGCGGATGATTTCTTCCCGATACGGGGGAATTTTTCATAATTATATATAAGTGAGACTTTGGGCACCCCTGCCGCATCGCAGGAGCGGAGTATAGCGCTTACGTTATGAGGGTCATGTATATTCTCCAGCACCAGATGCAATGACTGCTGTCTGGTTCTGGCAACACGGGTAAGTTTTTTCAGACGTTCTTCGGTAATGGGAACTCCGCGGTTCTAAAAAATCAGACGGTAGTGAAGCGTATTTCCTTCACGTTCTTTCAGGTCAGTTTTTATTTTTTTTGATGGGGGCAGTTTCATATAATAGCGCGCCAGTTCGGTTATCTTCTCAATAACTTCTTCTTCTGTATGAGCCCATGACTCACACCCCGGCAGTGTTGGTATCTCAGCATTAAAACCATCCCCTTCATTGGTGATTATTAAAGGAAGAACCACGTAATCAGTAACCTTTGGATTCTTCTCCGGCACCGGAGACAATTTTCACGCTTGCACTTGCACCAATCCGGTCTGCGCCGCTTGCGATCATCGCATCTGCATCTTCTCTGGTTCTTATACCGCCTGATGCTTTAACACCGACTGCCGAACCAACCACTCTTCTCATCAGAGCGATATCACCCACGGTTGCCCCGCCTTTGGAAAATCCCGTTGAAGTTTTTACAAAGTCAGCACCCGCATCTTTGCATATTACACAAGCCTTTACTTTTTCTTCATCAGTAAGGAGTGAAGTCTCAAGAATTACTTTTGTAAGCACCCGTTTTGGTTTTGCAGCAAGCACAACCTGCTGCACATCATTAAACACATAGGAATACTCCCCCTGTTTCAGCCGGCCGACATTAATGACCATATCAATTTCCGTTGCGCCGTTTTTAATCGCCTGCTCAGCTTCAAAACGCTTTACTTCTGTGGTTGTTGCCCCTAACGGGAAACCGATGACCGTGCAAACCTTTACTCGGGTTCCTCTGAGCATATCAGAGCAGAGAGATACAAAACCGGGATTAACGCATACCGAAGCGAATGAAAACTTTTTTGCCTCTTCGCAGAGTTTAATTACTTCTTCAGGAGTTGCATCGGGTTTCAGAAGCGTATGGTCAATATATCCGGCTATCCCCCGGTCAGGCAGCGTTTCACCAACACCAATGCCAGCGGCAATACGCTCCGCACCGGCATCAACAATCTGACGGACAGTTTTTTCACGCGTTAGGACGTCAACTTCCCACCCTTTGCAGGAGCCGTCCGCGCAATAAAAATCACGCAGCGTCTTTTCAAGAAAAACCTGATTTATTACTCTTGATATATCTGATTCATTCATGATACTATCTCTTTCGAAAATGCTTTCCAGGTATTGCTTAGTAACATTGCTATCGTCATAGGACCAACTCCGCCGGGGACGGGGGTGATATACGAGGCCTTAGCTGAAACCTCATCATACTTTACATCACCGGTAACTTTATATCCTTTCGGCAGCGATGCATCCTCAACTCTGTTTATACCGACATCAATAACGCATGCGCCTTCTTTTACCATATCTCCTGTTATAAAATCCGCCTTCCCGATTGCCGCAATAAGGATATCGGCACTGCGGGTATAATCCGCTATATTTTTAACGGCAGAGTGAACAACCGTAACAGCACAGTTGGCTCCTTCTTTTTTCTGCATCAGGATGTTAGCAATCGGCTTGCCTACGATATTGCTTCTGCCAACCACTACCGCATGCTTGCCGGAGGTTGGTATCTTATATCTGAGCAGCAGTTCATGAATTCCCGCCGGTGTGCAGGGAACCAGTGTATCCTCACCATTTACCAGTTTGCCTGTATTTACGGGATGAAATCCGTCCACATCCTTATCCGGCGAAATGGCGCTGATAACATCCTGCTCATTCAGCCCCTTGGGCAATGGGAGCTGAACCAGAATGCCGTGTATGGTTTCATCATGATTATATTTTTCTATAAGAGCAAGCAATTCAGACTGTGAAAGGGATGCATCCCTTTTCTCAACCACGGATTTCATCCCGATCTCAAGGCATGCTTTTGCTTTGCTGTTAACGTAAATTTCGCTCGCCGCATCACTCCCCACAAGGATCACTGCAATACCGGGTACTTTTCCGCTCTGCTGTTTTTCCGCAGCGATTTTTCCGGCAAGTTCTTTACGAATCTGTTTTGCTGTTTCTTTTCCGTCTAATATTATCATTCTGGTATAGTCTTATGTATTCACTCTCAGAGCCGTGATTTTTCAAACTCCGGCAGAAGAATTCTCTCAATGAAAACCGACTTTCCGGTATCGGTATCCACTTTGCTGTATATACCGCAAAGATGCACATCATTCTGCGCTGTTTCATATTTCTGCGGTGTCTGATAAAGAAACCTGTTCACCGCCGCGACCGTTTTCATTCCGATTACCGATTCATAAGGGCCGGTCA of Ignavibacteriales bacterium contains these proteins:
- the ugpC gene encoding sn-glycerol-3-phosphate ABC transporter ATP-binding protein UgpC; this encodes MADVRLVNVSKMYEGGNTAVKDVNIEIKDKEFVVLVGPSGCGKSTTLRMIAGLEDISSGELIIDGKVVNTVSPKDRDIAMVFQNYALYPHMSVYENMAFGLKLRKFSKEEIHSRVSEAAKILGLEEYLERKPKALSGGQRQRVAVGRAIVRKPKVFLFDEPLSNLDAKLRVQMRTEISKLHQRLEATMVYVTHDQVEAMTMGDKIVVMKDGFVQQIDSPLNLYNHPVNKFVAGFIGSPAMNFIPGRLLHEGSLQFTSNDKAFHFPLNGVYSEKLKGHAGKNVVMGIRPEDFFDISTKKEGTEYYELTPELEVVEPMGNEVFLYFTQEGIQITARIPTRERLSPRTKHPLYMDLSKLNFFDAADEKSLLV
- the aroA gene encoding 3-phosphoshikimate 1-carboxyvinyltransferase; protein product: MNRAEFKRPGVIRGELTLPGDKSISHRAVLFSALAQGESTIRNLSRAEDVQSSISCIRALGAECNFHDGIYSISSPGLSGFTKPGGELYAGNSGTTARLLAGILAVLPFESVITGDESLSRRPMKRVMQPLSLFGTRFEAAEGDRLPLKIIPAKKLSSVRYELPVASAQIKSAVLLAGLGLEERSQVIEKIQSRDHTERMLQLPFSEVNGVRFISSSSEFLPEPETYFVPGDISSAAFFVVAALLIPGSELLINNVTVNPTRTGYIRHLHEMGADISFEDIRTSASEPYGNIRIRAGELKNVPIAPELIPNLIDEIPILAVAGYFSKGDFEVRGAEELRVKESDRIAALLHNFKAAGARIEEFPDGFRMSRGRETASPVFESFHDHRIAMAFAIYSLLLEEGGKIDNFDCVKISNPDFINQLSLITG
- a CDS encoding RNA methyltransferase, whose amino-acid sequence is MTEERLKKLTRVARTRQQSLHLVLENIHDPHNVSAILRSCDAAGVPKVSLIYNYEKFPRIGKKSSASAFKWVDREKFDTVEACYTTLRSQGFTILASSLNDTSKNFYDFDLTRKTAIVIGNEHRGISAEAEKLADSTVYIPMFGMIQSLNVSVSAAIMLYEAARQRMVKQMFERSDLSGQELEALIQEWSKR
- the deoC gene encoding deoxyribose-phosphate aldolase, which translates into the protein MNESDISRVINQVFLEKTLRDFYCADGSCKGWEVDVLTREKTVRQIVDAGAERIAAGIGVGETLPDRGIAGYIDHTLLKPDATPEEVIKLCEEAKKFSFASVCVNPGFVSLCSDMLRGTRVKVCTVIGFPLGATTTEVKRFEAEQAIKNGATEIDMVINVGRLKQGEYSYVFNDVQQVVLAAKPKRVLTKVILETSLLTDEEKVKACVICKDAGADFVKTSTGFSKGGATVGDIALMRRVVGSAVGVKASGGIRTREDADAMIASGADRIGASASVKIVSGAGEESKGY
- the folD gene encoding bifunctional methylenetetrahydrofolate dehydrogenase/methenyltetrahydrofolate cyclohydrolase FolD gives rise to the protein MIILDGKETAKQIRKELAGKIAAEKQQSGKVPGIAVILVGSDAASEIYVNSKAKACLEIGMKSVVEKRDASLSQSELLALIEKYNHDETIHGILVQLPLPKGLNEQDVISAISPDKDVDGFHPVNTGKLVNGEDTLVPCTPAGIHELLLRYKIPTSGKHAVVVGRSNIVGKPIANILMQKKEGANCAVTVVHSAVKNIADYTRSADILIAAIGKADFITGDMVKEGACVIDVGINRVEDASLPKGYKVTGDVKYDEVSAKASYITPVPGGVGPMTIAMLLSNTWKAFSKEIVS